The Verrucomicrobiota bacterium DNA segment TAATAAGAGGATCACGCCGAGGATGGAAAGAGCCCGAGGCTTTAATGTGTTTCGCCTGTTCATTTCCCTTTAAAACTCCACCTTGAGTCCGTCCCATGCGAAAAATACGTCTGGAGGGAGGTTTGCCTGATCTTTGTCATGGTCGTAATACTCAGTCAGATGGGTGAAATAGGTCGTTCCCGCCCCGATCCGGGCCCTTACTTCCAGTGCCTCTGACAAACTCATATGGGTGGGATGTTCTTGGGGTCTCAAAGCATCTAATACAACAACCCCGATCCCTTTTAAGTTCTGGATTATTTCATCGGGCACAGTCTTTGCATCACTAATATAAGCAAATCGGTCCTTCCCTTGGTATTCAAAGAGTAAACCATACGTCGTCATGCGCCCGTGGGGCACCGGCAAAGGCGTGATACTGATATCACCGATTTCTATTTTACTGGTGAACATCCTCGCATCCGGGTGGAAATATCCCCTCGGGATAGGTCCTACCGGTGTAAATGCATAAAAAAAGATGTGTTTAATCAGCTCCATCGTGGCTGGTGAAGCGTAAACCGGCAAGGGTCCACCCAGAATATCACACCACCTCCGGCAATCGTCCATTCCCATGATGTGATCGGCGTGCGCATGGGTAATCACCACGGCATCCACACGTTCCACCCCTTCTCGCAGGCATTGGATCCTCATTTCCGGCGTGGTATCGACCAGGATATTCGTCGTATCCGACTGGACGTAGATCGAGGAACGTGTCCGGTGATTTTTGGGGTTAGCCAGATATTCCGGGGGATACTTCTTCCCCAAGAGAGGTACCCCTTGTGATGTGCCTGACCCTAAAAATGTAAATTTTAGTCCCATGAAAAATTATATTGATTCCTGCACGTTACTGTCTTTATCGCTGGGCACCCGATTTTGAACCTTATCCCAGAGCGGTTTACCCTGCAAAAGGTGCTCCTCAATAATCCGGGGCACATCTTCCGGGCTCACATCCGCATACCAGAGTCCCTCAGGGTAAACCAAGACCGCCGGGCCGATCTCGCAAAGTCCCACACTCGAACAGTCCGTACACATGATATCACCCTCGATCTTGGATTTCCGGAGCAAATTGCGCGCCTTAAGCTCCTCCATGAATCGTTCTTTCACCGCGGCTGACCCCCGGGCCGTACAGGATTTCCCGTTACAGACAAAAACATGTTTTTTGAAAGGAATCAGATTTTTGCGGTTGTCGTTCATACCGGCCTAGACTAGCATTCGCGCCAGAGTTGTCCAAAACGAAAAATACACCCATGCTCGAAACTTTACGTATCAAAAACCTGGCTTTGGTCGAAGACCTTTCATGGGATTTGTCCAATGCCCTCAATATTATTACCGGTGAGACCGGCGCGGGTAAATCAGTGATTATCGGGGCCTTAGACCTCATCCTCGGTGAACGCAGTGACAAATCCCTGATCCGTACCGGTGCCGACACATGCACGGTCGAGGCTCTTTTCCAGCTTTCCCCCGCACTCGTGGAGCAATTTGCACCGCGCCTCGAGGAAAACGGGCTCGAAGCCTGTGATGACGGGCAGCTCATTATTAAACGTATCCTCTCCATCTCCAGTACCGGTAAACAATTCGTCAACGGCAGCCCGACGAATCTCCAGACACTCAAAAATATTACCCGCGGCCTCGTGGACATGCACGGCCCACACGACCATCAATCCCTCTTTTCTGTGGATGAACAGCTTTCCATCCTCGATAAATTCGCCGGGCTCGGGCAAGCCAGGGCACAATTCTCCCTAGGATACCGTTCCTGGCGCAAATTGCTCGATGAACGTGACTCGCTGGTTATTAATGAACGCGAGGCCAAACAACAACTCGACCTTTGGAGTTTCCAGCTCAGCGAGATTGACTCAGCTCAGTTAAACCCCGCTCAAGACGGGGATGACCTCGAAAACCGTTATAAACGCTCAGCAAACTCGAAGAAACTGGCGGAACACATCCAGTCCGCACAAACCATCCTCACCCTCGGTGAGAGCAATTTGCTCGAGAGCCTGAATCAACTCCAGCGCCACTTGCAGGACATC contains these protein-coding regions:
- a CDS encoding (2Fe-2S) ferredoxin domain-containing protein, translated to MNDNRKNLIPFKKHVFVCNGKSCTARGSAAVKERFMEELKARNLLRKSKIEGDIMCTDCSSVGLCEIGPAVLVYPEGLWYADVSPEDVPRIIEEHLLQGKPLWDKVQNRVPSDKDSNVQESI
- a CDS encoding DNA repair protein RecN is translated as MLETLRIKNLALVEDLSWDLSNALNIITGETGAGKSVIIGALDLILGERSDKSLIRTGADTCTVEALFQLSPALVEQFAPRLEENGLEACDDGQLIIKRILSISSTGKQFVNGSPTNLQTLKNITRGLVDMHGPHDHQSLFSVDEQLSILDKFAGLGQARAQFSLGYRSWRKLLDERDSLVINEREAKQQLDLWSFQLSEIDSAQLNPAQDGDDLENRYKRSANSKKLAEHIQSAQTILTLGESNLLESLNQLQRHLQDIASLDASAQPLVDANDRGFNELQTLISDLEDYADSLEVDPAEFNRISERISLIQTLKRKYGANIPEILDFARNTRAKLDSLESRDEQMAQFTKQIAALEKNLEVEAGRLNQQRRVAAPKLAKQIAQELGSLGFKQSQFSIDLKSNPGFTATGKDSVEFLFAPNPGEPAKPLREIASNGEISRVMLAIKGVLAEEDSVP
- a CDS encoding MBL fold metallo-hydrolase is translated as MGLKFTFLGSGTSQGVPLLGKKYPPEYLANPKNHRTRSSIYVQSDTTNILVDTTPEMRIQCLREGVERVDAVVITHAHADHIMGMDDCRRWCDILGGPLPVYASPATMELIKHIFFYAFTPVGPIPRGYFHPDARMFTSKIEIGDISITPLPVPHGRMTTYGLLFEYQGKDRFAYISDAKTVPDEIIQNLKGIGVVVLDALRPQEHPTHMSLSEALEVRARIGAGTTYFTHLTEYYDHDKDQANLPPDVFFAWDGLKVEF